The genomic region GTCGTTGTCGGCATCACCGAGCACGCCGCCGAACAACTGGGCGATGTTGTCTTTGTGGAACTGCCCGAGCTGGAATCGCAGGTTTCCAAGGGCGACGAGGTCTGCGTGATCGAATCCGTGAAAGCGGCCAGCGACATCCTGGCCCCGCTGGATGGTGAGATCGTCGCCGTGAACGACGCATTGTCAGACAATCCTGCGCTGGTGAACGAGGACCCGCTGGGCGCGGCCTGGTTCTTCAAGATGAAGATCGACGACCTGTCCGCGCTGGATGCCTACATGTCCGAGGACGCCTACAAGGACTTCATCGCCTGAGGTCCGCCCGGTCCGGGCGGCTGAGCGCCCGCGCCGCAATCGCCTGGCCGGGCCGTTGACTCTGACGGCCCCGTCACCGCCCCCCGCGAGAGTGCCCCATGCCCTACACGCCCACCGACTATAACCCCTACGATTTCGCCAACCGCCGCCACATCGGCCCCTCGCCCGCCGAGATGGCCGATATGCTGGAGGCGGTCGGGTGCCCGTCCCTCGAGGCGCTGATCGACGAGACCGTGCCGCCGTCGATCCGTCAGGAACAACCGCTGCCCTGGGCGCCGTTGTCCGAGGGCGGCCTGCTGGCGCGGATGCGCGCGGTGGCGGAAAAGAACACCGTGATGACCTCGCTCATCGGGCAGGGATATTACGGCACGATCACGCCGCCGGCGATCCAGCGCAACATCCTGGAAAACCCCGCCTGGTATACCGCCTACACCCCCTATCAGCCCGAGATCGCGCAAGGGCGGCTCGAGGCCTTGCTGAATTTCCAGACCATGGTCGCGGATCTGACCGGGTTGCCGGTGGCGAATGCCTCGCTGCTGGACGAGGCGACCGCCGCGGCCGAGGCTATGGTGATGGCGCACCGTGTCGCGAAATCCAGGGCCACGGGCTTTTTCGTCGATGCGAACTGCCACCCGCAGACCATCGCCGTGATCCAAACCCGTGCCGCGCCACTGGGCATCGCCGTGATCGTCGCCCAACCCGAGGACCTGGACCCCTCGGCCGTCTTTGGCGCGATCTTCCAGTATCCCGGCACCTATGGGCATGTGCGCGACTTCACCGACGCGATCGCCGCGCTGCACGCCGCCCGGGCGGTGGCGGTGGTGGCGACCGATCTGCTGGCGCTGTGCATGGTGAAGGAACCCGGTGCGATGGGCGCCGACATCGCCGTCGGTTCGGCGCAGCGGTTCGGCGTGCCGATGGGCTATGGCGGCCCGCACGCGGCCTTCCTGTCCTGCGCCGACGCGCACAAGCGCCAGATGCCGGGGCGGCTGGTCGGTGTGTCGGTCGATTCGCGCGGCAACAAGGCGTATCGCCTGGCGCTGCAAACCCGCGAGCAGCATATCCGCCGCGAAAAGGCCACCTCGAATGTCTGCACGGCGCAGGCGCTGCTGGCGGTGATGGCGTCGATGTATGCGGTGTTCCACGGCCCCGCCGGTCTGCGCGCGATCGCCGAACGGGTGCATTTCATGACCGAACGGCTGGCCCGCGCGTTGAAGGCGGCGGGTGCCAGGGTCGAACCCGCGGCGTTTTTCGACACGATCACCGTCGAGGTCGGCGTCGGGCAGGCCGGCATCCTTGCCGCGGCCCGGCACGAGGGGCTGAACTTTCGCAAGATTGGTCGCGACCGGGTCGGCATCGCGCTGGACGAGACCACGGACGAGACGGTGCTGGTCAGCGTGCTGCGGGCCTTTGGCATCGACGGCGTTCCCCCGCACCGCGCGCAACTGGGCTTTCCGCAGGCGATGGCACGCGAAAGCGCCTATCTGACGCATCCGATCTTCCACATGAACCGCGCCGAATCCGAGATGATGCGCTACATGCGCCGGCTCAGCGACCGCGACCTGGCGCTGGATCGGGCGATGATCCCGCTGGGGTCGTGCACCATGAAGCTGAACGCCGCCGCCGAAATGATGCCCATCACCTGGCCCGAGTTCAGCAGCCTGCACCCGTTCTGCCCGCCCGACCAGGCGCAGGGCTATGCCGAGGTGATCGCCGACCTGAGCGCGAAACTGTGCGAGATCACCGGCTATGACGCGATGTCCATGCAGCCCAACTCGGGCGCGCAGGGGGAATACGCGGGGCTGATGACGATCCTCGCCTATCACCGCGCGCGGGGCGACGCCCAGCGCAAGGTCTGCCTGATCCCGATGTCCGCGCACGGCACCAACCCGGCGTCGGCGCAGATGGCGGGGATGGAGGTGGTGGTCGTCCAGTCCGCGCCCAACGGCGACATCGATGTCGAGGATTTCCGCGACAAGGCCACCGCGGCGGGCGACCGGCTGGCGGCGTGCATGATCACCTATCCCTCGACCCATGGCGTGTTCGAGGAAACCGTGCGCGAGGTCTGCCGCATCACCCATGACCAGGGCGGCCAGGTCTATATCGACGGCGCGAACATGAACGCCATGGTGGGCCTGGTGAAACCCGGCGAGATCGGCGGCGACGTGAGCCACCTGAACCTGCACAAGACCTTTGCCATCCCGCATGGCGGCGGCGGGCCGGGCATGGGGCCGATCGGTGTCAAGGCGCATCTGGCCCCCCACCTGCCCGGTCACCCCGAGACCGGCGGCACCGAGGGGCCGGTCAGCGCCGCGCCCTATGGCTCGGCCTCGATCCTGCTGATCTCGTGGGCCTATGTGCTGATGATGGGCGGGCCCGGCCTGACCCAGGCGACGCGCGTGGCGATCTTGAACGCGAACTATATCGCGGCGCGGCTTCGCGGCGCCTACAAGGTG from Rhodobacter sp. harbors:
- the gcvP gene encoding aminomethyl-transferring glycine dehydrogenase, which produces MPYTPTDYNPYDFANRRHIGPSPAEMADMLEAVGCPSLEALIDETVPPSIRQEQPLPWAPLSEGGLLARMRAVAEKNTVMTSLIGQGYYGTITPPAIQRNILENPAWYTAYTPYQPEIAQGRLEALLNFQTMVADLTGLPVANASLLDEATAAAEAMVMAHRVAKSRATGFFVDANCHPQTIAVIQTRAAPLGIAVIVAQPEDLDPSAVFGAIFQYPGTYGHVRDFTDAIAALHAARAVAVVATDLLALCMVKEPGAMGADIAVGSAQRFGVPMGYGGPHAAFLSCADAHKRQMPGRLVGVSVDSRGNKAYRLALQTREQHIRREKATSNVCTAQALLAVMASMYAVFHGPAGLRAIAERVHFMTERLARALKAAGARVEPAAFFDTITVEVGVGQAGILAAARHEGLNFRKIGRDRVGIALDETTDETVLVSVLRAFGIDGVPPHRAQLGFPQAMARESAYLTHPIFHMNRAESEMMRYMRRLSDRDLALDRAMIPLGSCTMKLNAAAEMMPITWPEFSSLHPFCPPDQAQGYAEVIADLSAKLCEITGYDAMSMQPNSGAQGEYAGLMTILAYHRARGDAQRKVCLIPMSAHGTNPASAQMAGMEVVVVQSAPNGDIDVEDFRDKATAAGDRLAACMITYPSTHGVFEETVREVCRITHDQGGQVYIDGANMNAMVGLVKPGEIGGDVSHLNLHKTFAIPHGGGGPGMGPIGVKAHLAPHLPGHPETGGTEGPVSAAPYGSASILLISWAYVLMMGGPGLTQATRVAILNANYIAARLRGAYKVLFMGNKGRVAHECILDTRPFAEAGVTVEDIAKRLIDNGFHAPTMSWPVAGTLMVEPTESETKAEIDRFVTALLAIRAEIDAVETGEIRAEDSPLRHAPHTVEDLVADWDRAYSREQGCFPPGSFRVDKYWPPVGRVDNVWGDRNLFCVCPPLTDYSRAAE
- the gcvH gene encoding glycine cleavage system protein GcvH, with translation MKFTEEHEWLRVDGDLVVVGITEHAAEQLGDVVFVELPELESQVSKGDEVCVIESVKAASDILAPLDGEIVAVNDALSDNPALVNEDPLGAAWFFKMKIDDLSALDAYMSEDAYKDFIA